A section of the Archocentrus centrarchus isolate MPI-CPG fArcCen1 chromosome 20, fArcCen1, whole genome shotgun sequence genome encodes:
- the rnf6 gene encoding E3 ubiquitin-protein ligase RNF6 isoform X1 — translation MDPPGGGDERRRQAERLRREEAYYHFINELSEEEYRLMRDGNLLGTPGEVTAEELRQRLDGAKERLSSQPPTEQRSQTSEPGEQQSSSSEGEERSAGGRRGAGGTEPGAETSNGDSLLEWLNTFRRTGNATRSGQSGNQTWRAVSRTNPNSGEFRFSLEININHDQPEPGEHNETVDTAEPPVTAPNTSSPSIRTAASFSTSRPSTTPRPAPYPTPRPAISRRVQTRRTRSSTTTLSMSPPALPSPVAASAATQRRGGTLHSLAPPLNVPNPPPDQTISLQHQALNVDGEQGRNDASASLDCPRVSPQSAPQAPAVGHESRGSRTRSRGRARRAPYGSGPSSRVSRQSRSPLHRISAASATLPSSSDASNSSISTVEPGSGTASVSMETEEAISEPAVPTEPAVEMVEREGESQVIGAGSSAVRRHPTIMLDLQVRRIRPGENRDRDSIASRTRSRARVAENTVTFESDSGGFRRTISRSERAGIRTYVSTIRIPLRRISETGLGEPNSTALRSILRQIMTGFGELSSLMETEADSDTVAPNHADTSGTNSNINPGSRLHTNESTPGQVGTGGVVQERVGLVGADEDHNGQARLGGGVVSTTDGRATSRDTNNLVENGTLPILRLAHFFLLNDEEDDEHPRGLTKEQIDNLSTRTYGQASLEGEIGRACSVCINEYIQGNKLRRLPCSHEFHIHCIDRWLSENNTCPICRQPILSVHHD, via the exons ATGGACCCTCCTGGTGGGGGAGATGAACGGCGGAGGCAGGCAGAGCGTCTTCGAAGGGAGGAGGCGTACTATCACTTCATTAATGAACTGAGTGAAGAAGAATACCGTCTAATGAGAGATGGCAACCTGCTGGGCACTCCCG GCGAGGTGACTGCTGAGGAGCTCCGCCAGCGTCTGGATGGAGCAAAAGAACGTTTGTCATCTCAGCCCCCTACAGAGCAGCGCTCGCAGACTTCTGAGCCTggagagcagcagagcagcagcagtgagggagaggagagaagcGCTGGAGGGAGACGAGGAGCAG ggGGCACAGAGCCTGGAGCAGAAACTTCTAATGGTGACTCATTACTGGAGTGGCTGAACACTTTCAGACGCACTGGTAATGCTACTCGCAGCGGGCAGAGTGGCAATCAAACATGGCGTGCTGTCAGCCGGACCAACCCTAACAGTGGAGAATTCCGTTTTAGCCTGGAGATAAACATCAACCATGATCAGCCAGAGCCAGGGGAGCATAATGAGACTGTGGACACTGCAGAGCCGCCAGTGACTGCCCCAAACACATCTTCACCCTCTATACGAACTGCTGCTTCCTTTTCCACCTCTCGCCCTTCAACCACACCAAGGCCTGCTCCATACCCTACCCCCCGCCCAGCCATCAGCAGGCGGGTGCAGACACGCCGTACACGCAGCAGCACTACCACACTTTCTATGAGCCCCCCTGCACTTCCTTCACCAGTGGCTGCCTCAGCTGCTACTCAGAGGAGAGGTGGCACTTTGCACTCTTTAGCACCTCCTCTCAATGTTCCAAACCCTCCTCCTGATCAAACTATATCTTTGCAACATCAAGCCTTGAATGTAGATGGAGAGCAGGGGCGGAATGATGCATCTGCTTCTTTAGACTGCCCCCGGGTGTCACCCCAGTCTGCGCCACAGGCCCCAGCAGTGGGACATGAATCACGTGGCAGTAGGACTCGATCGCGTGGTCGTGCACGCAGAGCTCCATATGGCAGTGGGCCTTCATCTCGTGTGTCAAGGCAAAGTCGTTCCCCTTTGCACAGAATTAGTGCTGCTAGTGCCACTCTGCCCTCGAGCAGTGATGCCAGCAACTCTTCCATCAGTACTGTTGAACCAGGCAGTGGCACAGCCTCTGTATCAATGGAGACTGAAGAGGCCATATCAGAACCTGCTGTTCCGACAGAGCCAGCTGTAGAGATGGTTGAACGTGAAGGTGAATCACAAGTAATCGGAGCAGGAAGTTCAGCCGTGCGACGACACCCAACCATCATGTTGGACCTGCAGGTGAGAAGGATTCGACCTGGTGAAAACCGTGATCGGGACAGCATTGCCAGCAGAACACGATCTCGTGCCCGTGTTGCCGAAAATACTGTGACATTTGAAAGCGACAGTGGTGGATTTAGACGCACCATCTCTCGTTCTGAGCGAGCTGGGATTCGCACCTATGTCAGCACTATTCGGATTCCATTGAGGCGTATCAGTGAGACAGGCCTGGGGGAGCCCAACTCCACTGCCCTCCGTTCCATCTTACGCCAGATCATGACTGGATTTGGGGAGCTTAGCTCCCTaatggagacagaggcagattCTGACACTGTTGCACCTAACCACGCAGATACCAGTGGTACAAATAGTAACATCAACCCGGGCAGTCGTCTGCATACAAATGAAAGTACACCTGGCCAAGTTGGTACAGGTGGGGTAGTTCAGGAGAGGGTGGGGCTGGTGGGAGCTGATGAGGACCACAATGGGCAGGCCAGACTCGGAGGAGGAGTAGTGAGCACCACAGACGGACGGGCTACCAGCAGAGACACCAATAACCTAGTAGAGAATGGAACTTTACCCATCTTGCGGCTGGCGCATTTCTTCTTACTCAAtgatgaagaggatgatgaaCATCCTAGGGGCCTGACCAAAGAGCAGATTGACAATCTATCAACACGTACCTATGGTCAGGCCAGCCTGGAGGGGGAGATTGGTCGAGCCTGCAGCGTCTGCATAAACGAGTACATCCAAGGCAACAAGCTGCGCCGCCTCCCCTGTTCCCACGAATTCCACATCCACTGCATCGACCGCTGGCTCTCTGAAAATAACACCTGCCCCATCTGCAGGCAGCCTATACTTTCAGTGCATCATGACTGA
- the rnf6 gene encoding E3 ubiquitin-protein ligase RNF6 isoform X2 produces the protein MNGGGRQSVFEGQSGNQTWRAVSRTNPNSGEFRFSLEININHDQPEPGEHNETVDTAEPPVTAPNTSSPSIRTAASFSTSRPSTTPRPAPYPTPRPAISRRVQTRRTRSSTTTLSMSPPALPSPVAASAATQRRGGTLHSLAPPLNVPNPPPDQTISLQHQALNVDGEQGRNDASASLDCPRVSPQSAPQAPAVGHESRGSRTRSRGRARRAPYGSGPSSRVSRQSRSPLHRISAASATLPSSSDASNSSISTVEPGSGTASVSMETEEAISEPAVPTEPAVEMVEREGESQVIGAGSSAVRRHPTIMLDLQVRRIRPGENRDRDSIASRTRSRARVAENTVTFESDSGGFRRTISRSERAGIRTYVSTIRIPLRRISETGLGEPNSTALRSILRQIMTGFGELSSLMETEADSDTVAPNHADTSGTNSNINPGSRLHTNESTPGQVGTGGVVQERVGLVGADEDHNGQARLGGGVVSTTDGRATSRDTNNLVENGTLPILRLAHFFLLNDEEDDEHPRGLTKEQIDNLSTRTYGQASLEGEIGRACSVCINEYIQGNKLRRLPCSHEFHIHCIDRWLSENNTCPICRQPILSVHHD, from the exons ATGAACGGCGGAGGCAGGCAGAGCGTCTTCGAA GGGCAGAGTGGCAATCAAACATGGCGTGCTGTCAGCCGGACCAACCCTAACAGTGGAGAATTCCGTTTTAGCCTGGAGATAAACATCAACCATGATCAGCCAGAGCCAGGGGAGCATAATGAGACTGTGGACACTGCAGAGCCGCCAGTGACTGCCCCAAACACATCTTCACCCTCTATACGAACTGCTGCTTCCTTTTCCACCTCTCGCCCTTCAACCACACCAAGGCCTGCTCCATACCCTACCCCCCGCCCAGCCATCAGCAGGCGGGTGCAGACACGCCGTACACGCAGCAGCACTACCACACTTTCTATGAGCCCCCCTGCACTTCCTTCACCAGTGGCTGCCTCAGCTGCTACTCAGAGGAGAGGTGGCACTTTGCACTCTTTAGCACCTCCTCTCAATGTTCCAAACCCTCCTCCTGATCAAACTATATCTTTGCAACATCAAGCCTTGAATGTAGATGGAGAGCAGGGGCGGAATGATGCATCTGCTTCTTTAGACTGCCCCCGGGTGTCACCCCAGTCTGCGCCACAGGCCCCAGCAGTGGGACATGAATCACGTGGCAGTAGGACTCGATCGCGTGGTCGTGCACGCAGAGCTCCATATGGCAGTGGGCCTTCATCTCGTGTGTCAAGGCAAAGTCGTTCCCCTTTGCACAGAATTAGTGCTGCTAGTGCCACTCTGCCCTCGAGCAGTGATGCCAGCAACTCTTCCATCAGTACTGTTGAACCAGGCAGTGGCACAGCCTCTGTATCAATGGAGACTGAAGAGGCCATATCAGAACCTGCTGTTCCGACAGAGCCAGCTGTAGAGATGGTTGAACGTGAAGGTGAATCACAAGTAATCGGAGCAGGAAGTTCAGCCGTGCGACGACACCCAACCATCATGTTGGACCTGCAGGTGAGAAGGATTCGACCTGGTGAAAACCGTGATCGGGACAGCATTGCCAGCAGAACACGATCTCGTGCCCGTGTTGCCGAAAATACTGTGACATTTGAAAGCGACAGTGGTGGATTTAGACGCACCATCTCTCGTTCTGAGCGAGCTGGGATTCGCACCTATGTCAGCACTATTCGGATTCCATTGAGGCGTATCAGTGAGACAGGCCTGGGGGAGCCCAACTCCACTGCCCTCCGTTCCATCTTACGCCAGATCATGACTGGATTTGGGGAGCTTAGCTCCCTaatggagacagaggcagattCTGACACTGTTGCACCTAACCACGCAGATACCAGTGGTACAAATAGTAACATCAACCCGGGCAGTCGTCTGCATACAAATGAAAGTACACCTGGCCAAGTTGGTACAGGTGGGGTAGTTCAGGAGAGGGTGGGGCTGGTGGGAGCTGATGAGGACCACAATGGGCAGGCCAGACTCGGAGGAGGAGTAGTGAGCACCACAGACGGACGGGCTACCAGCAGAGACACCAATAACCTAGTAGAGAATGGAACTTTACCCATCTTGCGGCTGGCGCATTTCTTCTTACTCAAtgatgaagaggatgatgaaCATCCTAGGGGCCTGACCAAAGAGCAGATTGACAATCTATCAACACGTACCTATGGTCAGGCCAGCCTGGAGGGGGAGATTGGTCGAGCCTGCAGCGTCTGCATAAACGAGTACATCCAAGGCAACAAGCTGCGCCGCCTCCCCTGTTCCCACGAATTCCACATCCACTGCATCGACCGCTGGCTCTCTGAAAATAACACCTGCCCCATCTGCAGGCAGCCTATACTTTCAGTGCATCATGACTGA